The following DNA comes from Deltaproteobacteria bacterium.
GGGTGCCTGCAACCATAGCAGCTAAAAAACAAGCTACCGGAAAGATAATGTAACTAAATTGGATTGCACTAAAAAAAGCCAAGCGTAATGCTACCGAAGCACCATGTTCAGCGTTTGATAGAAAATTTGCATTTTCAACAAATGTTGTCGTTACCACAATGATAACTAAGCCAGCTTGCATTAAAAAAACAATGCCGACGAAATAGCGCGCAAAATACGATAGCAGCTTCATACTGCCCTCCGTTTAAAGCGCACTAACATAATTATCAATGCAATGGCTCCAATAATATTAGGTATCCACGCAGCAAAAAATGGATCAAGATGTCCTGCGCGCGCTGAAAGTTCGGCGGCTCTGCCTATGTAGTAATAACTACCAATTATACCGGCACTATAGAGAAATCCACGGGCTCGAGCACCGCCACCAGTGCGAGCTGCAAGTGTTACAGCCAATAATGAAAAAATAATAGTTGCCAGAGGCAAAGCAACTTTGCGATTAAAAATAATCAGAAAAAGAGCACGCTTGCCCGGTTTAAACGAATGGTCATGCGCATCTACCCATAACGAGGTGATGTCTTTTTCTTGTACGGCCTGCAGGGTACGCGCTTTATTGGTAACCATCTGGCCGACGTCTAAGCGGTAATGACTACGTGCAAATTTGATTACGCGATATTTATTGGATTCTTTATCTTCAACAATAACCACACCATCATCAAGAGCAAATACTAGATCACGAGCGTGATCACCGCTTAATATTTTGCCGTGGCGCGCTGAAATGACGATAGGGTGAGCAGCTTCGCGTC
Coding sequences within:
- a CDS encoding LptF/LptG family permease codes for the protein MQIIDRYLLREIVLPLAIGIGLFFVVVAFGQVLQISDSVTGLGVSGSEILQALLFSIPPLMGLLLPAGCLFATLLAIGRMASDREIIAMSASGISPYRLLRVPIWLGIIFAICASFFMIKGEPWGIRGLRDLMSRSAQRALAQGVRHGEFQQWIPGVTFLTKNKNNDDLDEVIFIDRREAAHPIVISARHGKILSGDHARDLVFALDDGVVIVEDKESNKYRVIKFARSHYRLDVGQMVTNKARTLQAVQEKDITSLWVDAHDHSFKPGKRALFLIIFNRKVALPLATIIFSLLAVTLAARTGGGARARGFLYSAGIIGSYYYIGRAAELSARAGHLDPFFAAWIPNIIGAIALIIMLVRFKRRAV